A stretch of the Mycobacterium shigaense genome encodes the following:
- the rpsH gene encoding 30S ribosomal protein S8 — protein MTMTDPIADFLTRLRNANSAYHDEVTLPHSKIKANIAQILKSEGYITDFRTEDARVGKSLVVQLKYGPSRERSIAGLRRVSKPGLRVYAKSTNLPRVLGGLGVAIISTSSGLLTDRQAARQGVGGEVLAYVW, from the coding sequence ATGACTATGACGGACCCGATCGCAGACTTCTTGACACGTCTGCGCAACGCCAACTCGGCGTACCACGACGAGGTGACCCTGCCTCATTCGAAGATCAAGGCGAACATCGCCCAGATCCTCAAGAGCGAGGGCTACATCACCGATTTCCGGACCGAAGACGCTCGCGTCGGCAAGTCACTGGTCGTTCAACTCAAGTACGGACCGAGCCGGGAACGCAGCATTGCCGGCTTGCGACGGGTGTCCAAGCCGGGTTTGCGGGTGTACGCCAAGTCGACCAACCTGCCGCGGGTGCTCGGCGGTCTGGGCGTGGCGATCATCTCGACCTCTTCCGGCCTGCTCACCGATCGTCAGGCGGCCAGACAGGGCGTGGGCGGCGAAGTCCTCGCGTACGTGTGGTAG
- the rplO gene encoding 50S ribosomal protein L15 codes for MTIKLHDLKPAPGSKKARTRVGRGEGSKGKTAGRGTKGTKARKNVPVTFEGGQMPIHMRLPKLKGFRNRFRTEYEIVNVGDISRLFPQGGTIGVDELVAKGAVRKNSPVKVLGDGELTVKVELTAHKFSGSAREKITGAGGSATEL; via the coding sequence GTGACCATCAAACTGCACGACCTGAAGCCTGCGCCCGGGTCGAAGAAAGCCCGCACCCGCGTCGGTCGTGGTGAGGGCTCCAAGGGTAAGACCGCGGGCCGCGGCACCAAGGGCACCAAGGCACGCAAGAACGTGCCGGTGACCTTCGAGGGTGGGCAGATGCCCATCCACATGCGGCTGCCCAAGCTCAAGGGATTCCGTAACCGGTTCCGCACCGAGTACGAGATCGTCAATGTCGGTGACATCAGCCGGCTTTTCCCGCAGGGCGGCACGATCGGTGTCGACGAGCTGGTGGCCAAGGGCGCGGTCCGCAAGAACTCTCCGGTCAAGGTCCTCGGTGACGGCGAGCTGACCGTCAAGGTGGAGCTGACCGCGCACAAGTTCAGCGGCAGCGCGCGCGAGAAGATCACCGGCGCCGGCGGCTCGGCCACCGAGCTGTAG
- the rplX gene encoding 50S ribosomal protein L24 has protein sequence MKVKKDDTVLVIAGKDKGAKGKVLKVYPERNRVLVQGVNAIKKHTAVSTNQRGAQSGGIVTQEAPIDASNVMVVDSDGKPTRIGYRVDEETGKRVRISKRNGKDI, from the coding sequence ATGAAGGTCAAAAAGGACGACACCGTCCTGGTGATCGCGGGCAAGGACAAGGGCGCCAAGGGCAAGGTCCTCAAGGTCTACCCGGAACGCAACCGGGTGCTGGTCCAGGGCGTCAACGCGATCAAGAAGCACACTGCGGTTTCGACAAACCAGCGCGGCGCGCAGTCTGGCGGAATCGTCACTCAGGAAGCCCCGATCGACGCGTCGAACGTGATGGTCGTCGACTCCGACGGCAAGCCGACCCGCATCGGCTACCGGGTCGACGAGGAGACCGGTAAGCGCGTCCGCATCTCCAAGCGCAACGGCAAGGACATCTAG
- the rplE gene encoding 50S ribosomal protein L5: MTTTEKVQPRLKERYRNEIRDALQKEFGYGNVMQIPTVTKVVVNMGVGDAARDAKLINGAVSDLALITGQRPEIRKARKSIAQFKLREGMPIGARVTLRGDRMWEFLDRLTSIALPRIRDFRGLSPKQFDGVGNYTFGLAEQSVFHEIDVDKIDRVRGMDINVVTSATNDDEGRALLRALGFPFKEN, from the coding sequence GTGACCACGACAGAGAAGGTGCAGCCCCGCCTGAAAGAGCGCTACCGCAACGAGATTCGTGATGCGCTGCAGAAGGAGTTCGGCTACGGCAACGTCATGCAGATCCCGACGGTGACCAAGGTCGTCGTCAACATGGGTGTCGGCGACGCCGCCCGCGACGCCAAGCTGATCAACGGTGCCGTCAGCGACCTGGCGCTGATCACCGGGCAGCGTCCGGAAATCCGCAAGGCCCGTAAGTCGATCGCGCAGTTCAAGTTGCGCGAGGGCATGCCGATCGGTGCGCGGGTCACTCTGCGCGGCGACCGGATGTGGGAGTTCCTCGACCGGCTCACTTCGATCGCGCTGCCGCGTATTCGCGACTTCCGCGGCCTGTCGCCCAAGCAGTTCGACGGTGTCGGAAACTACACCTTCGGGCTCGCCGAGCAGTCGGTGTTCCACGAGATCGACGTGGACAAGATCGACAGGGTCCGCGGCATGGACATCAACGTCGTCACCTCGGCGACAAACGACGACGAGGGACGAGCGCTGTTGCGGGCCCTCGGCTTTCCGTTCAAGGAGAACTGA
- a CDS encoding DUF4436 domain-containing protein, with amino-acid sequence MVVVVGAYALSLFAVHYLQRSAGPLPPLDLSEGAGNYTIVQLRLDELKTSANRLTVDVLVYPPDSTYDKRFDVLAKDVAVRLYPTSDLGDLVFPIGKAPAQVQTKIEAHGDPGNWPFDKYTTEKISADTFIGTGDGRRKYPGRVEVTGSLEGWDVGVSRVNDNGDAAPAGDDDASLVITLKRAKGPLVFDLAIIAVLIALPTLALWVAIPMVLGRRKFVPPFGTWYAAMLFAVVPLRNFLPGSPPAGSWIDQAVVQWVLIGLGTAMTLYIIAWVRQGD; translated from the coding sequence ATGGTCGTTGTCGTGGGCGCCTACGCCCTGTCCCTGTTTGCCGTCCACTACCTGCAGCGATCCGCGGGTCCGCTGCCGCCGCTGGACTTGAGCGAGGGCGCGGGCAACTACACGATCGTGCAGCTGCGCCTCGACGAGCTGAAGACCTCGGCAAACCGGCTCACCGTGGATGTGCTGGTGTATCCGCCGGATTCGACTTACGACAAGCGCTTCGATGTGCTGGCCAAGGATGTGGCGGTGCGCCTGTATCCGACCAGTGACCTGGGCGACCTGGTGTTTCCGATCGGAAAGGCCCCGGCGCAGGTCCAGACGAAGATCGAGGCGCACGGCGATCCCGGTAACTGGCCATTCGACAAGTACACCACCGAAAAGATCTCGGCCGACACTTTCATCGGGACGGGCGACGGCCGCCGGAAGTATCCGGGTCGCGTCGAGGTGACCGGCTCGTTGGAGGGCTGGGACGTCGGCGTCTCCCGCGTCAACGACAACGGTGATGCAGCGCCCGCGGGCGATGACGACGCGAGCCTCGTGATCACCCTGAAACGGGCCAAGGGTCCGCTGGTCTTCGACCTGGCCATCATCGCGGTCCTGATCGCCTTGCCCACCCTGGCGCTGTGGGTCGCCATTCCGATGGTGCTGGGCCGGCGAAAGTTCGTGCCCCCGTTCGGAACCTGGTACGCCGCGATGCTGTTTGCCGTCGTCCCGCTGCGTAACTTCCTGCCGGGTTCGCCGCCCGCGGGCTCGTGGATCGACCAGGCCGTCGTCCAGTGGGTGCTGATCGGGTTGGGGACAGCCATGACCCTGTACATCATCGCCTGGGTACGGCAAGGCGACTGA
- the rplN gene encoding 50S ribosomal protein L14, with protein sequence MIQQESRLKVADNTGAKEILCIRVLGGSSRRYAGIGDVIVATVKDAIPGGNVKRGDVVKAVVVRTVKERRRPDGSYIKFDENAAVIIKPDNDPRGTRIFGPVGRELREKRFMKIISLAPEVL encoded by the coding sequence GTGATTCAGCAGGAATCGCGGCTGAAGGTCGCCGACAACACCGGTGCCAAGGAGATCTTGTGCATCCGGGTGCTCGGTGGTTCGTCGCGACGCTACGCCGGCATCGGTGATGTCATCGTCGCCACCGTCAAGGACGCCATTCCCGGCGGCAACGTCAAGCGCGGCGACGTCGTCAAGGCCGTGGTGGTGCGCACCGTCAAGGAGCGCAGGCGTCCCGACGGCAGCTACATCAAATTCGATGAGAACGCCGCAGTGATCATCAAGCCCGACAACGACCCGCGCGGAACGCGCATCTTCGGGCCGGTCGGCCGCGAACTGCGCGAGAAGCGATTTATGAAGATCATCTCGCTCGCTCCGGAGGTGTTGTAG
- a CDS encoding formylglycine-generating enzyme family protein: MLTELVDLPGGSFRMGSTSFYPEEAPIHTATVGPFAVERHPVTNAQFAEFVSATDYVTVAEQPVDPALYPGIDPAELRAGALVFRPTPGPVDLRDWRQWWTWVPGACWRHPVGPDSGVDDRGDHPVVQVAYPDAAAYAHWAGRRLPTEAEWEYAARAGSSAIYAWGDEVNPDGRLMANRWQGRFPYRNDGALGWVGTSPVGTFPPNGFGLFDMIGNVWEWTSTEFSAHHRLEQPPKACCTPSGPPKAPDPSISQTLKGGSHLCAPEYCHRYRPAARSPQSQDTSTTHIGFRCVLTRESV, translated from the coding sequence GTGCTCACCGAGCTGGTCGATCTGCCCGGCGGTTCCTTCCGCATGGGCTCGACGAGTTTTTATCCCGAAGAGGCCCCGATCCATACGGCGACCGTGGGCCCCTTTGCGGTGGAGCGTCATCCGGTGACCAACGCGCAATTCGCCGAATTCGTCTCCGCTACAGACTATGTCACGGTCGCGGAACAGCCGGTCGATCCGGCGCTGTATCCGGGCATCGATCCCGCGGAGCTGCGAGCCGGCGCACTGGTCTTCCGCCCGACCCCGGGCCCGGTGGATCTGCGCGACTGGCGGCAATGGTGGACGTGGGTGCCGGGCGCCTGCTGGCGCCACCCGGTCGGTCCGGATAGCGGCGTCGACGACCGGGGCGATCACCCCGTCGTGCAAGTCGCCTACCCCGACGCCGCGGCCTACGCGCACTGGGCCGGTCGGCGGCTGCCGACCGAGGCCGAGTGGGAGTACGCGGCCCGGGCCGGCAGCAGCGCGATCTACGCCTGGGGCGACGAGGTGAATCCCGACGGCCGGCTGATGGCCAACAGGTGGCAGGGCAGATTCCCCTATCGAAACGACGGCGCACTCGGCTGGGTGGGCACGTCGCCGGTGGGGACGTTCCCGCCCAACGGTTTCGGGCTGTTCGACATGATCGGCAATGTCTGGGAGTGGACCTCCACCGAGTTCTCCGCTCACCATCGGCTCGAGCAACCGCCGAAGGCCTGCTGCACCCCGTCGGGCCCCCCGAAAGCGCCGGATCCGAGCATCAGCCAGACGTTGAAGGGCGGCTCGCACCTGTGCGCTCCCGAGTATTGTCACCGCTACCGTCCGGCGGCCCGATCGCCGCAATCGCAGGACACCTCGACCACGCACATCGGTTTTCGCTGCGTGTTGACCCGCGAGTCGGTCTAG
- a CDS encoding FAD-dependent oxidoreductase, with the protein MTVVRQMSRQAFLRAAAATLAAGTVLGSPRATAAPNATGWDALSTALNGHLILPDNGQFGAVKQVFNTNYNGSTPAAVVTPTSVADVQKAMAFAAAHNLKVAPRSGGHSYIGASTANGAMVFDLRQLPGGINYDAASGQVTVTPATSLYAIHEALAAAGRGIPTGTCPSVGAAGHALGGGLGAQSRHAGLLCDQLMSASVVLPGGQAVTASANSNPDLFWALRGGGGGNFGVTTSLTFATFPTHDVDVVVHNYPQQAFPQVLVGWQNWLRTADRNSWALADSTTDAMGQHCRIMATCPAGSGGSVANAITTAVGVQPSGTENHTFGYMDLVRYLAVGNLNPAPLGYVGGSDVFTTMTPATAQGIAAAVNAFPRSAGRMLAIMHALDGALATVAPTATAFPWRRQASLVQWYVETGDQAAATAWLTTAHQAVQQYSVGGYVNYIEANQPPSRYFGPNLPKLTAVRQKYDPSRIMFSGLNF; encoded by the coding sequence ATGACGGTAGTGCGGCAGATGTCGCGGCAGGCCTTCCTACGGGCCGCCGCAGCGACTCTGGCTGCCGGGACGGTGCTCGGTTCCCCGCGCGCGACGGCGGCGCCCAACGCCACCGGCTGGGACGCGCTGTCCACCGCCCTCAACGGGCACCTGATACTCCCGGACAACGGGCAGTTCGGCGCGGTCAAACAGGTCTTCAACACCAACTACAACGGCTCGACCCCGGCGGCGGTCGTCACGCCCACCTCGGTCGCCGACGTGCAAAAGGCCATGGCCTTCGCCGCCGCCCACAATCTCAAGGTCGCCCCCCGCAGCGGCGGGCACTCCTATATCGGCGCCTCCACGGCCAACGGCGCGATGGTCTTCGACCTGCGCCAGCTGCCCGGCGGAATCAACTACGACGCCGCCTCCGGGCAGGTCACGGTGACGCCGGCGACCAGCCTGTACGCCATACACGAGGCGCTGGCCGCGGCGGGCCGCGGCATCCCGACCGGCACCTGCCCGTCGGTCGGCGCGGCGGGGCACGCCCTGGGCGGCGGGCTGGGCGCGCAGTCCCGGCACGCGGGCCTGCTGTGCGACCAGTTGATGTCCGCGTCGGTGGTGCTGCCCGGCGGCCAGGCGGTGACCGCGTCGGCCAACAGCAATCCCGACCTGTTCTGGGCGCTGCGCGGCGGCGGGGGCGGCAACTTCGGGGTGACCACCTCGCTGACCTTCGCCACGTTCCCCACCCACGACGTCGACGTGGTGGTCCACAACTACCCGCAGCAGGCGTTCCCCCAGGTGCTGGTCGGTTGGCAGAACTGGCTGCGCACCGCCGACCGCAACAGCTGGGCGCTGGCCGACAGCACGACCGACGCGATGGGCCAGCACTGCCGCATCATGGCGACGTGCCCGGCCGGGTCCGGCGGCAGCGTGGCCAACGCCATCACAACGGCGGTGGGAGTGCAGCCGAGCGGGACCGAGAACCACACCTTCGGCTACATGGACTTGGTGCGGTATCTGGCCGTCGGCAACCTCAACCCGGCCCCGCTGGGATATGTCGGCGGCTCCGATGTCTTCACCACGATGACCCCGGCGACCGCGCAGGGAATCGCCGCCGCCGTCAACGCCTTCCCGCGCAGCGCGGGCCGCATGCTGGCGATCATGCACGCGCTGGACGGCGCCCTGGCGACGGTGGCGCCGACGGCCACCGCCTTCCCCTGGCGCCGACAGGCGTCCCTGGTGCAGTGGTACGTGGAAACCGGTGACCAGGCGGCGGCCACCGCCTGGTTGACCACGGCACACCAAGCGGTGCAACAGTATTCGGTCGGCGGATACGTGAACTACATCGAGGCCAACCAGCCGCCGTCGCGGTACTTCGGCCCGAACCTGCCCAAGCTGACTGCCGTGCGACAGAAGTATGATCCAAGCCGAATCATGTTCTCCGGCTTGAACTTCTGA
- the rpmD gene encoding 50S ribosomal protein L30, which yields MSTQLKITQVRSTIGARWKQRESLRTLGLRRIRHSVIRDDNPQTRGLIAVVSHLVEVESAPEGKSQ from the coding sequence ATGAGCACTCAACTGAAAATCACCCAGGTGCGCAGCACAATCGGGGCACGCTGGAAGCAGCGTGAGAGCCTGCGCACCCTGGGGCTGCGGCGGATTCGCCATTCGGTGATTCGCGACGACAACCCTCAGACCCGCGGACTTATCGCGGTGGTGAGCCACCTCGTCGAGGTGGAGTCGGCTCCCGAAGGGAAGTCACAGTGA
- a CDS encoding DUF4436 domain-containing protein yields MAARTEAPAGVSPPAPPEPESQDKPKRRRHIVLDILIVLGVVCIYALSLLGYHLLASAPKLPQPELSTADGTVVLVRLEQLHTVANRLDVKVLVMPDDSLLNKRLNVLNTDTSVRFFPQNDLGDLQYPVGKLPAQVSTTIEAHGDPGDWPFDSYRTDLIQADVLVGSGDNRQYKFGRVEVTGSLEGWDVEETRVPRNKTDPDRPDNVIITLHRAKGPLVFDLGICLVLITLPTLALFVAIQMLTGRRAFLPPFSTWYAAMLFAVVPLRNILPGTPPAGAWIDQAVVIWVLIGLATALVLYVIAWYRRSS; encoded by the coding sequence CTGGCGGCGCGGACCGAGGCACCCGCTGGTGTGTCGCCGCCGGCCCCGCCGGAACCCGAATCCCAGGACAAGCCGAAGCGACGCCGGCACATAGTGCTGGACATCCTCATCGTGCTGGGCGTCGTCTGCATCTACGCCCTGTCGCTGCTCGGCTATCACCTGCTGGCCAGCGCGCCGAAGCTGCCCCAGCCGGAATTGAGCACGGCCGACGGCACCGTGGTGCTGGTCCGCCTCGAACAGCTGCACACCGTGGCCAATCGCCTCGATGTCAAGGTGCTGGTGATGCCCGACGACTCGCTGCTCAACAAGCGCCTCAACGTGTTGAACACCGACACCTCGGTGCGCTTCTTCCCACAGAACGACCTGGGTGACCTGCAGTACCCGGTGGGGAAGCTTCCGGCACAAGTTTCCACCACCATCGAGGCGCACGGCGACCCGGGCGACTGGCCCTTCGACTCTTACCGGACGGACCTGATTCAGGCTGACGTCCTCGTCGGCTCGGGCGACAACCGTCAATACAAATTCGGCCGGGTGGAAGTGACCGGCTCGCTCGAGGGCTGGGACGTCGAGGAAACCCGGGTCCCGCGCAACAAAACCGACCCCGATCGACCCGACAACGTCATCATCACCCTGCACCGGGCCAAGGGCCCCTTGGTGTTCGATCTCGGCATCTGCCTGGTCCTGATCACGCTGCCGACCCTGGCGCTGTTCGTGGCCATTCAGATGCTGACGGGGCGCAGGGCTTTCCTGCCGCCGTTTTCCACCTGGTATGCGGCCATGCTTTTCGCCGTGGTCCCGCTGCGCAACATTCTGCCCGGCACGCCACCCGCGGGTGCGTGGATCGATCAGGCCGTGGTGATCTGGGTGCTGATCGGGCTGGCCACCGCGCTGGTGCTCTACGTCATCGCGTGGTATCGAAGATCCAGCTGA
- the rplF gene encoding 50S ribosomal protein L6: MSRIGKQPVPVPAGVDVTIEGQNVSVKGPKGTLNLTIAEPITVARNEDGAIVVTRPDDERENRSLHGLSRTLVSNLVTGVTQGYTTKMEIFGVGYRVQLKGSNLEFALGYSHPVVIEAPEGITFAVETPTKFSVTGIDKQKVGQISANIRRLRRPDPYKGKGVRYEGEQIRRKVGKTGK, translated from the coding sequence ATGTCGCGCATTGGTAAGCAGCCGGTTCCGGTTCCCGCCGGAGTCGACGTCACGATCGAAGGCCAGAACGTGTCGGTGAAGGGGCCCAAGGGCACCTTGAACCTGACCATCGCCGAGCCAATCACGGTGGCGCGCAACGAAGACGGCGCCATCGTGGTCACCCGCCCCGACGACGAGCGGGAGAACCGTTCGTTGCACGGGTTGTCGCGGACCCTGGTGTCCAACCTGGTCACCGGCGTGACGCAGGGCTACACCACCAAGATGGAAATCTTCGGTGTCGGTTACCGCGTGCAGCTCAAGGGCAGCAACCTGGAGTTCGCGCTCGGCTACAGCCACCCCGTGGTGATCGAAGCGCCCGAGGGCATCACGTTCGCGGTGGAGACGCCGACGAAGTTCAGTGTCACCGGCATCGACAAGCAGAAGGTCGGCCAGATCTCGGCGAACATCCGTCGGCTGCGCCGCCCCGACCCCTACAAGGGCAAGGGCGTGCGCTACGAAGGTGAGCAGATCCGCCGCAAGGTCGGAAAGACAGGTAAGTAG
- a CDS encoding type Z 30S ribosomal protein S14, with product MAKKALVNKAARKPKFAVRGYTRCNKCGRPRAVFRKFGLCRICLREMAHAGELPGVQKSSW from the coding sequence ATGGCTAAGAAGGCACTGGTCAACAAGGCCGCACGCAAGCCGAAGTTCGCCGTGCGCGGCTACACGCGCTGCAACAAGTGCGGCCGCCCGCGTGCGGTTTTCCGCAAGTTCGGGCTGTGCAGGATCTGCCTGCGCGAAATGGCGCACGCGGGCGAATTGCCCGGCGTGCAAAAGAGCAGCTGGTAA
- the rplR gene encoding 50S ribosomal protein L18, translated as MGQSVSESRRVSRLRRHARLRKKLTGTVERPRLVVNRSSRHIHVQLVNDENGTTVAAASSIEADVRGLDGDKKARSVRVGQLIAERAKAAGIDTVVFDRGGYTYGGRIAALADAARENGLQF; from the coding sequence GTGGGGCAGAGCGTTTCTGAAAGCCGCCGGGTCTCTCGGCTGCGTCGCCACGCACGGCTGCGCAAAAAGCTCACGGGCACCGTGGAGCGTCCGCGGCTGGTGGTGAACCGGTCCTCGCGGCACATTCACGTGCAGCTGGTCAACGACGAGAACGGCACCACGGTGGCCGCGGCTTCCTCGATCGAGGCCGATGTGCGCGGTCTGGACGGGGACAAGAAAGCCCGCAGCGTGCGGGTCGGTCAACTGATCGCAGAGCGGGCCAAGGCCGCCGGCATCGACACGGTGGTGTTCGACCGCGGGGGATACACCTACGGCGGACGGATCGCGGCGCTGGCGGACGCCGCCCGCGAGAACGGATTGCAATTCTGA
- the rpsE gene encoding 30S ribosomal protein S5: MAEQSAGSQGGPDSRDSRGDRGGDRDGRGRGRDGGGRGGRDRDGDKSNYLERVVAINRVSKVVKGGRRFSFTALVIVGDGAGMVGVGYGKAKEVPAAIAKGVEEARKGFFRVPLIGGTITHPVQGEAAAGVVLLRPASPGTGVIAGGAARAVLECAGVHDILAKSLGSDNAINVVHATVAALKLLQRPEEVAARRGLPIEDVAPAGMLKARRESDALASAAAAREAQP, translated from the coding sequence ATGGCGGAACAGTCGGCTGGGTCGCAGGGCGGCCCGGACAGTCGTGACAGCCGCGGCGACCGGGGCGGCGACCGCGACGGCCGTGGCCGTGGCCGCGACGGCGGTGGCCGTGGTGGTCGTGACCGCGACGGTGACAAGAGCAATTACCTCGAGCGTGTGGTCGCGATCAACCGCGTGTCCAAGGTGGTCAAGGGTGGGCGGCGGTTCAGCTTCACCGCCCTGGTCATCGTCGGCGACGGCGCGGGCATGGTCGGTGTCGGATACGGCAAGGCCAAGGAAGTCCCCGCCGCGATCGCCAAGGGCGTCGAGGAGGCCCGCAAGGGCTTCTTCCGGGTGCCGCTGATCGGTGGCACCATCACGCACCCGGTGCAGGGTGAGGCCGCCGCGGGCGTAGTGCTGCTGCGTCCCGCCAGCCCCGGTACCGGTGTGATCGCCGGCGGCGCGGCGCGTGCGGTGCTGGAATGCGCTGGGGTGCACGACATCCTGGCCAAGTCGCTGGGTAGCGACAACGCGATCAACGTGGTGCACGCCACCGTCGCGGCGCTCAAGCTCTTGCAGCGCCCCGAGGAGGTGGCCGCTCGTCGCGGACTGCCGATCGAGGACGTCGCCCCGGCCGGAATGTTGAAGGCGCGGCGCGAAAGTGACGCGCTGGCCAGTGCGGCGGCAGCACGAGAGGCCCAACCATGA
- a CDS encoding pyridoxamine 5'-phosphate oxidase family protein, whose protein sequence is MGLSRPAPGSKLLSDVEAIQLLDSVSYGRVVFTLNALPAIRPVNHLLDEGRIIIRTRLNASISASTRSSEGMVVAYEADSLDPQTRTGWSVVVTGRARTVTDPDRISRYELLLKPWVNHADTVVAIEPAMITGLRIEPEA, encoded by the coding sequence CTGGGACTGTCCCGACCGGCCCCTGGTTCCAAGCTGCTCAGCGATGTCGAGGCGATACAACTGCTCGACAGTGTCAGCTACGGGCGCGTCGTGTTTACGCTCAACGCGCTTCCAGCCATCCGCCCGGTCAATCACCTGCTGGACGAAGGACGGATCATCATCCGCACTCGGCTGAACGCGTCGATCTCAGCGTCCACACGTTCCAGCGAAGGCATGGTCGTGGCCTACGAGGCCGACAGCCTGGACCCACAGACACGCACGGGCTGGAGCGTCGTCGTCACTGGACGCGCCCGCACCGTCACCGATCCCGATCGAATATCGCGCTACGAACTGTTGCTCAAGCCCTGGGTCAATCACGCCGACACAGTCGTCGCCATCGAACCGGCGATGATCACTGGCCTCAGGATCGAGCCCGAGGCCTGA